CGCCACCAAGGAATTCATCGGCGGCGAGGGCAAGGACAAAGGCAAGGTCACTGGCGTGAAGACGGTCCGTGTGGAATGGGTCAACGGCAAGATGGTCGAGGTGCCGAACAGCGAGCAGGTGCTGAAGGCGGACCTGGTGTTGCTCGCCATGGGCTTTGTCGCACCGGTGGGCTCGATCATCGACGCCTTCGGCGTGGGCAAGGATGCGCGCGGCAATGCGAAGGCCACCACCGAGTTCACCGGCGGCTACAAGACCAATGTCGACAAGGTGTTTGCGGCTGGGGATATGCGCCGTGGACAGTCACTGGTGGTGTGGGCCATCCGTGAGGGCCGCCAGGCGGCTCGAGCGGTGGATGAGTATCTGATGGGCGTGAGCGAGCTGCCGCGCTGAGAGGACGGTCAGCGGCGCTGAGCCGTGATGCCCTGGCCAATGGACCGAAGGCCTGCCGTTGCAAGACGGCAGGCCTTTGTTTTTGGCGCGCGGCGGAGGGGCGTGATCGAAGCGATGGACGGTCAGGAACCGGCTGCACGGGCCGGCGCTTCGATGTCGGTTCCCGCGCAGAGAAGCCGACGTCTCGAAGCGGTGTGCCGCCTGCGATGAGAGGGTCCCTAAGGCCGGTGGGGCGGTGCTTCAGGAATGAAAAAAACCCGCTGTCGTGAGACAGCGGGTTTTGCGTTGGGACCGTTCGGACAGCGGTTGCTGTCGAGCTGCCTCAGTTGCGCAGCGGGACTTCGCGCCAGTTGATCAGGCGCTTGTTGCCGGCGCCGGTCCCAGCCGTGTCGAGCACCAGGTCACCATCCTTGTTGCCACCGCCCGGCGTCGAGGGACTCGGCGTGCCGGCGACAGCCACCTTGATGGTGCCGTTGTCGTTGATGAACCGTGTCTCATCGACCGCGAAATCGATGGTCGTCTTGGTGGTCGCACCGGTGTTCAGATCGATCACCGCCGTGATGCTGTTGCCCGATGGGCTGCACGCATTGGTCGAGATCGGACGGATCGCCGAGAAGACCACCAGGTTTTCCAAGGCGTCGGCCTCATTGATCACGCGGAAGCCGGCAGCGGCGCCCACGGTGGCCAGATCCATGAAATAGCCGACCTTCGTGTTGAAGTTCAGCGGCGTGGCGGTCGTGCTGATGTCCTGGAAATCATGCCGGCTGGCGTTCTCCAGGAACGGCATCGTGATGCCAGAGGGCAGGTCGGTGCTCTGGGTGTACCGACCTTGGTAGCCGTCCAGGATGGCGTAGAACCGGTTCAGACGATTGACCGGGATGTCGTTCGTGCTGAGCAACTGGCCGGTACCCACAGCGATCCAGCGACGGTTGCTGCTCGGGTTCACCACAGGCGTCGGCGTTGACGTGATCGGCAAGGCAACGCCAGCCGCGTCCGTGAGGGTGGCGAGCTTGACAGGCGCGGGGTACGCACCGGTCGCGGCGGTCAGGTCCAGGCGCCACAGGTTGCCCTTCAGGTCACCGGCATAGATCGACTCAACGGTCGCGTCCTGACGGTCGCGATAGTAGGTTTCCAGATAGGTCAGGCCGGTCGGGCTGCTCACCGTGCCGTCGTCACCCGCGGTGGGCAGCGAGACCTTCTGCAGCAGTGCGCCGGTGCGGGCATTCAGGATGTAGAACGCACCCTTGCCGCTGGCATTGTTGAAGCCCGAGCCGACCACCACCACCCAGCCGTATTGAGCCGTTTTGGTGATGACGGGCGAGCCGAAGGTGAAGCCCATGTCGCTCTCGGTGTACTCCCAGAGGACTCGGCTGGCTGCAGCGGTTTCAGAGTTGACCGCGTTGGCGGTGGTGAGGTCCAGCGCATAGATGCTGCGTCCACCCTTGCCCAAGCCGCCGACGGCGATGCTGTGCCATTCATTGGCGGACAAGTTGGATCCGGCGGTCCGCTTGAAGTCCACTTCAGCCACGGTTGGGCGCGCATCCACCAGATAGCGGTGCTCAAAATCCGGGTTGCCGTAGGACGCAATCCCGTCCACGCTGGGCGTGCCGCTCGGGCCGGCAATGACGGCATTCGGGATGAAGGCGAACAGCTCCTTGCCACCGTCTGTCGTCGACGTGACCGAACCGTTGATGATGTGCACCATCCCGCTGTTGGCGCCAGCGATCAGGATGTTCGGTCGAGATGCATAGGTCCGCACGTGAGCGGCATAACCCGGATTGGCCGCTTCAGACAGGTTGCCTTGAGGCGGTCCCAACACCACCACCTGGCTGTTGATGATGTCGGCCAGCAGCGAGGTGCGGGCGCGATAACCGGTGGTGACCGTGGCACTGATCTCCTGGCTCTTGTCGCCGCGGAGGTACTTCACATAGTCGGCGGCATCGTTGCCGGTCACATAGGTGGTGTCCAGGGCGCTGGCCTGGGTGCTCGTCAGGTTGGCCAGACGGAAGGCAACGCCGGTGCCGGTGGTGGCGCTGGTGGGCTTGTACGTCACGATGTTGCGGCGGGTGTCCCAACCAGTGCCATCGGTGCCCACCTGGGTCTTCAGTGTGTCACTGAACTTCCAGACCGAGGTATAGCCAATCGGCGTGGACAGCAGCGAGATGGTGCTGGCCGAGACCTCGCCCGTCCACGTGTTGGAGTCATAGGCAGAACCATATGCTGCAGTGCCGGCGGAGACGTTGTTCGAGGCCGTGTTCAACGACGATGTGGACGCGGAGATGCTGGCCACGATGCTGGCGAAGGCACTGGTCAGGCCGCTGACCATCGTGTCCGCCCGCGCGGCGGTGTAGTAGGTGTCCGGGCGCAACTGGCTGCCCACGGTGTCGGTCGCGGCACCGGTGTGCCACCAGGACTGGGTGAGATCGGTGGTGCCCAGTGGATTGAAACTGGTCGGAATGTTCGCACCGCCGTACTTCGTCGCCAGATAGAACTGGTTGTTCGACTTGTAGGTCTGCAATTCCAGCACGTCCATCCAGTAGGTCTTCACTGTCTGGAGGCCGTCCATCGTCGGACGAATGTCCTGGGTATTGGCCCAGTAGGCCATGCCCGCCATCAGCGCGCCGTTGTTGTTGCAGCAGCCACCGTAGTTCTGTACGGTGCCCAGCGAGGCGTTGTTGCCGTTCAGTTGGCCAACCTTGTTGGTCCAGGTGATGGCATCAAAGCCGGTGTCTGCGGTGACCGAGGCGGGCTTGGCCGGTTCGGAATTGCCGGTGGCGCCAGGCAGGTTGCGGTCCGCGTGGGTGTTGACGTCGCCAATGCCGAGGATGAAGTTCTTCTGGCAGGAATACAGGATCGGGTCGTCCCAGGTCGTGATGACCGGGAAACCGTCGGCATAGGTCCGCTTGGTGTTGTTGTTGTTCGTGCCAGGATTGGTCCACTGCGGCACGTTGCCGAGATTGCGGTAGTACCGCAAGGCGGCGTAGTACAGCTCCCCCACCGGGTCATACGTCTTGTACGACCCGGGTGTGATCTGCCCGAACTTGTTCAGGTAGTTCATCACGCCGCTGTTGTCGATCGTGACGCCGTATTCGGTGGCCGTGGTGGTCGCATCCGCGGGATCAGGATTGGTCACCATCACACCGGTGGTGGCACTCCATTCCCCCAAGGCATTGGCGATCGGATCACTGCCGGGTACCGGCTTGGTCGGGCCGACGAATTTCTGACGTGCCCGCAGCACACCGCCATCACGCGACAAGGAGGCGTCGTTCAGGTAGCCGAAGGCGCTGAAGCGGATCCGCTGCGAATACTTCTGGATCAGACCCTCCGGCTTGTAGTTCGAGCCGTAGGCCACGCAGTTGGACTCCAGTCCGCCTGCAGTGCTGCCGGAATCGCATACCTTCACCCGGATGCTGACTTCCCAGACCGTGCCGTCGTTCCAGCTCCTGCTGGACGAGTCGAAAGCGGTGGGCGTGGTCGCCCCGGAATTGTTGTCACCCGTGCGGGTGAAACGCATCTTGTTGCCCAGACCCTGGATGCGGATCTTGATGCCGGACCAGTTCATCGGCGTGGCGCCGGAGACCACCGAGCCCGTGGTGATGGAGCGGTCGGGGAAGTTGCCGGCGCCGCCCTGACCGGTGGCGTAGGCCTTCTCGATGATGGTCGTGGAGGCCGTGTCCGTCACCCGATACCCACCGGTGAGCGCCCAGCGGAACGGGTCGATGGTCTGCATCGACGCCCAGTTCAGGAAGTTGCCGCTCCACTTGTTGCTGCAGACATGGTTATTGGCCGTGCCGGCAGGCTGAAAATAGCGGTCCGCCTCTGTCGCGGAGTACACGTAGGTGTAGCACTTGGCGGGGTCGAAGTAGCCGAGGTAGGTGGAGGCCGGTGCATAAGTGGCGTCCGTGTGCGCATTGCTGACGGCGGTCGGATATTCCACCGACAGGGCCAGTGCCAGATTGCCGGGCACGGCCACGGAGGAGAACACCGGCTGATTGGCCAATGTCGTCTGCGCGTGTGCCGGCAGGGCGGCGCCCAGCCAGGCAGCGGCCAGGCCGAGGCCCAGGCGCGCGGTGCGGAAAAGGAGCTTGTTCATCTGGAGGCCTCAGTTGCTGTAGGTCGCCTGGTAGAAAGACTGGGAGCCGCGTGGTCCATCCACGCGCACCGTGATGCGGTAGACCGGCTTGGGGCTCTTGGTGACGTCGCCCGGGCTCTTGCCGCCTTGGGGCGCCGCCGAAACGGTCTGGCAGGTATCAGCAGACAGTGGTCCGGTGTTCAGGCACAGCCGGTCGACCACGTAATAGATCTTCATGTTGGGAAGATTGCTCGTGCTCTCGCCGCTGATGGCCGTCGTCAGGTCGATCGAGTTGGCGGCGACGCCGTAGCCGCTGACCAGCTCGGGACTGGTGGTCGTCAGCAGGGCGTTCGGAATGCCTTCGGCGGAGGTCGCGAGCATCGCGGCGCTGTAGTTGAGCGCGGTGGCGTTGCTGTCGAGGCTGCCGGCGCCGTTGAGCGCCGTCATGGCCTGGCGCAGCGCACGCTCGGCCTGGTTGGCCATGTCGCGCTTGAAACCGAAGTTGCCGACGCTGCTGAGCGAGACGTTCATTGCGCGAATGGCCGCAACGGCGCCGATCATCAGGATCGCCAGGGTGATCAGGGCGATCACCATGATGACGCCGCGCTGGCGGCGTGCGGAGATGGCTTGCATGGTCATCTTGGTGAAGAAGGGGGTGGGCGATGGATGGGGCATCGTCGGCTCAGGGCGGCACGGCGCGGCCGCTCATGACCAGCACATTGCGCAACGGCACGGTGAACTCCACCACGCGATGTCGACGCTTGCGGTCGGCCACGGTGTAGGGGACCTGCAGGGACGTCGCGAGTCCACTGAACATCGTCAGCGTCGTCGGCCCGAAGTCTTCCTTCTCCTGGTAATCGGTGCGCAGGATCATGCTGACCTTCACCGCCATGATGCGAAAGACGTTGGCCTGATTGGCCGGGTCGTTCAGCGCGGCCGGGGCGTAGTCGCCCGTGGGCGTCACCCAGCTGTCGACGGTGCCGTCCATGGTGGCGGTGGTGTCCACACCGTAGCGCACCCGCATGTCCACCACGCCGTCCGCGACGGGGATCGGCGTGTCGCCGGCGCCGTTGGAGAAGCGCAGCAGGTCGTAACGGACCAGTTGCTGGGAGGCGTTGATGCCCAGCAGCAGGAAGCGCGGCGGGTTGCCGTTGGTGGCATTGCCCATCACCATCGCGTTCGCCACCGCGCCGGTGGAGCGGGCGTTGATCGACTCGGTGCCGATGGACGAGGCGTAATAGCTGCCGTCCAGGTCGACCTGCTGGCTCGCACCGCCGGTGTAGCTCGCAGCGGCCTGTTCCAGCATGCAGGGACGGCCTGATTCGGTGATCAAGAGCATGTCGTCACCCTTGATGCCGACGGTGGAGCTCAGTCGAAGCAAATTGGTCGCGACGCTGTTCAGTCGAACCTGGGTCGAGGTTTCACCGATGCCGCCGGTACCGGTCATCACCTGGATGACGTCCGAGCCACCGTTGCCGATGCCGGGATAGACCAGCAGCGGCAGCATCTTCACCGTGGTCGTGACCGAACCGAACGGTGCCGGGAACGCGGCGGACGCGGGCAGGATCTGCGCGCCGCTCAGCGAGCTGTAGAGCGTGCAGCCGTAGGTGTCGGTCCGGCTGGTGCTGAAGCCTGAACCGGCGCTGCGCAGCTGACGGTCAAGGTCATACGCAAGGTAGCCGGTGTTGAGCGACATGTCCGAGGTGGCGGTGCCTTGTCGCTTGCCGGTCTCGAACTTGGACGAGATCACGCCCATCGCGATGATCATCGCCATGGCGATGACGATGGAGACCATCAGCTCGATCAGCGAGAAGCCGTGCGAGGCCCGCATCGCGCGCTGGCGGGTGCGGGGAGGAAAGGGGCGGCGGTGCTGGGTCATGGTCAGTTGTTCAACCGCACGTCGGTGAAGTATTGGCGTGCCGTCCCACTGGGCGGCGTCCAGGTGATCGTGATGCGGGCGACCTGGTTGACCGAGGTGATGGTGCCGGTGCCCGAAGGCAGGCCCTGGTCGGTCGCGGCGGCCACGCGGGTCTGCCAGGCGGTCACCGTGGCTGCAGGCAGCGTGATGGTGCCGGCCAGCCACATTTCGGTGGCGATCTCATTGGCCAGCACGGCGGCGCGCTGGGCGT
The Roseateles amylovorans genome window above contains:
- a CDS encoding type IV pilus modification PilV family protein translates to MNPHTRMPSRRRRARGMTLIEVLCAILVMTVGLLGLVSLMARASQATGATEDAQRAAVLANEIATEMWLAGTITLPAATVTAWQTRVAAATDQGLPSGTGTITSVNQVARITITWTPPSGTARQYFTDVRLNN
- a CDS encoding pilus assembly protein produces the protein MNKLLFRTARLGLGLAAAWLGAALPAHAQTTLANQPVFSSVAVPGNLALALSVEYPTAVSNAHTDATYAPASTYLGYFDPAKCYTYVYSATEADRYFQPAGTANNHVCSNKWSGNFLNWASMQTIDPFRWALTGGYRVTDTASTTIIEKAYATGQGGAGNFPDRSITTGSVVSGATPMNWSGIKIRIQGLGNKMRFTRTGDNNSGATTPTAFDSSSRSWNDGTVWEVSIRVKVCDSGSTAGGLESNCVAYGSNYKPEGLIQKYSQRIRFSAFGYLNDASLSRDGGVLRARQKFVGPTKPVPGSDPIANALGEWSATTGVMVTNPDPADATTTATEYGVTIDNSGVMNYLNKFGQITPGSYKTYDPVGELYYAALRYYRNLGNVPQWTNPGTNNNNTKRTYADGFPVITTWDDPILYSCQKNFILGIGDVNTHADRNLPGATGNSEPAKPASVTADTGFDAITWTNKVGQLNGNNASLGTVQNYGGCCNNNGALMAGMAYWANTQDIRPTMDGLQTVKTYWMDVLELQTYKSNNQFYLATKYGGANIPTSFNPLGTTDLTQSWWHTGAATDTVGSQLRPDTYYTAARADTMVSGLTSAFASIVASISASTSSLNTASNNVSAGTAAYGSAYDSNTWTGEVSASTISLLSTPIGYTSVWKFSDTLKTQVGTDGTGWDTRRNIVTYKPTSATTGTGVAFRLANLTSTQASALDTTYVTGNDAADYVKYLRGDKSQEISATVTTGYRARTSLLADIINSQVVVLGPPQGNLSEAANPGYAAHVRTYASRPNILIAGANSGMVHIINGSVTSTTDGGKELFAFIPNAVIAGPSGTPSVDGIASYGNPDFEHRYLVDARPTVAEVDFKRTAGSNLSANEWHSIAVGGLGKGGRSIYALDLTTANAVNSETAAASRVLWEYTESDMGFTFGSPVITKTAQYGWVVVVGSGFNNASGKGAFYILNARTGALLQKVSLPTAGDDGTVSSPTGLTYLETYYRDRQDATVESIYAGDLKGNLWRLDLTAATGAYPAPVKLATLTDAAGVALPITSTPTPVVNPSSNRRWIAVGTGQLLSTNDIPVNRLNRFYAILDGYQGRYTQSTDLPSGITMPFLENASRHDFQDISTTATPLNFNTKVGYFMDLATVGAAAGFRVINEADALENLVVFSAIRPISTNACSPSGNSITAVIDLNTGATTKTTIDFAVDETRFINDNGTIKVAVAGTPSPSTPGGGNKDGDLVLDTAGTGAGNKRLINWREVPLRN
- a CDS encoding PilW family protein, which produces MTQHRRPFPPRTRQRAMRASHGFSLIELMVSIVIAMAMIIAMGVISSKFETGKRQGTATSDMSLNTGYLAYDLDRQLRSAGSGFSTSRTDTYGCTLYSSLSGAQILPASAAFPAPFGSVTTTVKMLPLLVYPGIGNGGSDVIQVMTGTGGIGETSTQVRLNSVATNLLRLSSTVGIKGDDMLLITESGRPCMLEQAAASYTGGASQQVDLDGSYYASSIGTESINARSTGAVANAMVMGNATNGNPPRFLLLGINASQQLVRYDLLRFSNGAGDTPIPVADGVVDMRVRYGVDTTATMDGTVDSWVTPTGDYAPAALNDPANQANVFRIMAVKVSMILRTDYQEKEDFGPTTLTMFSGLATSLQVPYTVADRKRRHRVVEFTVPLRNVLVMSGRAVPP
- a CDS encoding pilus assembly PilX family protein, with the protein product MQAISARRQRGVIMVIALITLAILMIGAVAAIRAMNVSLSSVGNFGFKRDMANQAERALRQAMTALNGAGSLDSNATALNYSAAMLATSAEGIPNALLTTTSPELVSGYGVAANSIDLTTAISGESTSNLPNMKIYYVVDRLCLNTGPLSADTCQTVSAAPQGGKSPGDVTKSPKPVYRITVRVDGPRGSQSFYQATYSN